One genomic region from Mastacembelus armatus chromosome 21, fMasArm1.2, whole genome shotgun sequence encodes:
- the LOC113123416 gene encoding LIM domain only protein 7-like isoform X4, which translates to MEWREQSSVSCEEAYLEAQRWIEAVTKKKFGSNDFRSALENGVLLCDLINRIKPGIIKRVNRLPTPIAGLDNLNVFLKACGKLGLKEAQLFHPGDLQDLSTRVTVKDQETNRRLKNVLITIFWLGRRAECDCFYDGPYLNFKAFEGLLGTALYKALQESSSQKGSSVRDSGFGDSWYSEREELHQLRVEGGGEHRRDDSLDSLDSFNSRPHSISSDTTLKGNSEGCCSDTEADSFFRMADNKDSLSYRRSTVITPRTSNQFNQFLPTRDKPSGYVPAPLRKRRTERNDDNRRSWTDSTYTEDECTLTRQHQMQESIDGSKSTNDIQMDPAVVRQIRYEEIQKYNERIKQNEDKWQDDLNKWKSRRRSVNSDIVKKKEEREKIEQATYSSDKKSKTFKEMQEERENKGQNKTGNRLDSFSFTGDDEDVFEMPVVYPRTRSLPARSYTIDTPYSSSEPSVPSLKEDEPPTASPATGRAAFPPTSQKVDIVDSSSSTPSITRSSRSSLHSSQPPATAPLKRNPVSEHTSTAKTEEATTITSTSSFPQKVSELRRPLSGTQTEVNAPSSGSLYKPQPQLSSMEPKPPGVSRVSSSLPRSYQKSDSARLSSVVTPRPFGTQPSRISSLPRASTMDESQKRVNGDVSVSKKSSVPSRYHQFMTSEDEAQSSSAHSSEDGDEQQTAPKSITSTQSVSPTPRPVKSEALNSSVPAKVTSQENYCEMRINLNQKPNSSRDFGFQSAWDSTGVRVTSIQPGSPAEMCQLQAGDKVLTVNGHKVAEMSYTDWKSHMEEALQEGSLVMDIRRHGKNNWDRDQTSLPFKSHKTINLTSTDHPILLGSPDTNIATSSLDFTSRISTEKLPTKEAPALPVIDVASNGVNGGFRENSVTMRNTGGAESAVPDIPVPSITSSSSRWSWDPEEERKRQEKWQKEQERLLQEKYKRDQEKLQQEWLKAQQEIAKSMAQQDVTKSGSLEVNSHNISPHSPLSSVNQPTSTLREDEERKRKEEQERQRQVEERRKREEEERELQRLQEERKRKEKEEEERKSREEELKRQKEREEELKRQREREEELKRQREREEELKRQREREEELKWQKEREEELKRQREREQELKRQKEREQELKWQREREEERRRQEERRRQEAAEQQHREQERALQQQWAGGFNSVQPPLSFTDRAKSKSSPQLDEEEKPQMKGVCVQPGGMAHWLLEEQSRKARDKQAQSQRAASELEMERRNILNAMKYREPERVTGSGLGEKTGQQSTSQAELERQHILNEMKKKTSLLTDNSWIRQRSANTTTSKDSDVPPMRRGESLDNLDASHNSWRSSWTPRSNSFAQSYIRPHSALSGSTSFYSSGSGAQRPGSSTLPSSYSLGSLRGGAGTPSLPWSRQTPSPSLSSPSPTTSPEPTSEAGGPQQQSRSVSGKKICTFCDAPLGKGAAMIIESLGLCYHLSCFKCIDCKSDLGGSEAGAEVRIRNKQLYCNSCYVRFKTGQPTAM; encoded by the exons GGATCAAGAGACCAACAGGAGGCTGAAAAAT GTGTTGATCACTATTTTCTGGCTGGGTAGAAGAGCTGAGTGTGATTGTTTCTACGATGGACCTTACCTGAATTTCAAAGCGTTTGAGGGATTGTTAGGAACAGCGCTATACAAG gctCTGCAGGAATCGTCCAGTCAGAAAGGCAGCAGTGTCAGAGACAGCGGTTTTGGAGATAGCTGGTACTCAGAGCGAGAGGAGCTCCACCAATTGAGAgtagaaggaggaggagaacacaGGAGAGACGACTCCCTGGACAGTTTGGACTCTTTTAATTCCAGACCCCACAGCATCTCGTCTGACACCACTCTGAAAGGCAACAGCGAGG GTTGTTGCAGTGACACCGAGGCAGACTCTTTTTTCAGGATGGCTGACAACAAGGACAGTCTCAGTTACCGCCGATCAACAGTCATCACACCCAGGACCAGCAACCAGTTTAACCAGTTTCTGCCCACTAGGGACAAACCTTCAGGCTATGTACCTGCTCCACTAAGGAAGAGACGGACCGAACGCAATGACGACAACCGGCGAAGCTGGACCGACTCCACATACACAGAGGACGAATGCACACTCACCAG ACAGCACCAAATGCAAGAGAGTATCGACGG GAGTAAATCAACAAATGATATCCAGATGGACCCTGCTGTCGTCCGACAAATTCGCTATGAAGAAATCCAGAAGTACAACGAGCGAATAAAGCAGAATGAGGATAAGTGGCAGGAT GACCTGAACAAATGGAAGAGCCGGCGCAGGAGTGTTAACTCTGATatagtgaaaaagaaagaggagcgGGAGAAGATAGAACAGGCTACATACAGCAGTGACAAAAAATCCAAGACCTTCAAGGAGATGCAAGAGGAAAG agaaaataaaggacAGAACAAAACTGGCAATCGTCTTGACTCATTCTCTTTTACgggtgatgatgaggatgtaTTTGAAATGCCTGTCGTTTACCCTCGTACCCGAAGTCTTCCTGCCAGGAGCTACACAATCGATACACCTTACTCTTCTTCTGAACCCTCTGTACCTTCTCTGAAAGAGGACGAACCCCCCACTGCTTCCCCAGCTACTGGAAGGGCCGCCTTCCCTCCCACCTCACAGAAAGTTGACATTGtggacagcagcagctccactcCCAGCATCACTCGCAGCAGCCGCAGCTCTCTCCACAGTTCCCAGCCCCCAGCAACTGCACCTTTAAAGAGAAATCCAGTCTCAGAACACACCAGCACAGCCAAGACAGAGGAGGCTACGACCATTACCTCTACTTCCAGCTTCCCACAAAAGGTGTCCGAGCTAAGGCGCCCATTGTCAGGCACGCAGACCGAGGTGAATGCCCCCTCCTCTGGTTCTCTGTACAAACCACAACCACAGCTCAGCTCAATGGAACCCAAGCCTCCTGGGGTGTCTAGGGTTTCCTCTTCGCTCCCCAGGAGTTATCAGAAATCAGATAGTGCACGTCTATCTTCTGTTGTCACACCAAGGCCCTTTGGGACCCAGCCATCTCGCATCAGCTCACTTCCCAGAGCCTCAACA ATGGACGAGTCTCAAAAACGTGTCAACGGTGACGTCAGTGTTTCTAAGAAGTCATCTGTGCCAAGCCGCTATCACCAGTTCATGACTTCTGAGGACGAGGCTCAGTCCAGCTCGGCCCACAGCAGTGAAGATGGGGACGAGCAACAGACTGCACCAAAGAGCATCACCTCCACTCAGAGCGTCTCCCCTACCCCTCGTCCTGTCAAGAGTGAAGCTCTGAATAGTTCTGTTCCAGCTAAAGTAACCAGCCAG GAGAACTACTGTGAGATGCGGATCAACCTGAACCAGAAgcccaacagcagcagagacttTGGCTTCCAGTCAGCCTGGGACTCAACAGGAGTTCGTGTCACATCCATCCaaccag GCAGCCCGGCTGAGATGTGTCAGCTTCAGGCCGGAGATAAGGTGCTGACGGTGAACGGGCACAAGGTGGCAGAAATGAGCTACACAGACTGGAAGTCTCATATGGAGGAGGCTCTGCAGGAGGGAAGTCTGGTCATGGATATACGCCGTCATGGCAAGAACA ACTGGGACAGAGATCAGACTTCCCTGCCATTTAAAAGCCATAAGACCATCAATCTGACAAGTACGGATCATCCGATACTTCTAGGTTCCCCTGACACAAACATTGCCACCTCCAGCCTGGATTTCACTTCACGCATTTCCACAGAAAAGCTGCCCACCAAAGAGGCTCCTGCCCTACCAGTCATC GATGTGGCTTCAAACGGAGTTAATGGAGGTTTCCGTGAAAACTCTGTGACCATGAGGAACACAg gaGGAGCAGAGTCTGCAGTACCAGAT aTACCTGTTCCTTCCATCACTTCCTCTTCTAGCCGGTGGTCTTGGGACCCAGAAGAGGAGCGCAAAAGGCAAGAAAAATGGCAGAAGGAACAGGAGCGCCTCCTTCAG GAGAAATATAAGCGTGACCAGGAGAAACTGCAGCAGGAGTGGCTCAAGGCTCAGCAGGAGATTGCCAAGAGCATGGCCCAACAAGACGTGACAAAG TCTGGGAGCCTGGAGGTGAACAGCCACAACATCAGCCCACACTCGCCCCTCTCTTCTGTCAACCAGCCCACCTCTACTCTGCGGGAGGAcgaggagagaaagaggaaggaggagcaggagcgCCAAAggcaggtggaggagaggaggaagagggaagaagaggagcgAGAGCTGCAGCGTCTccaggaggagagaaagaggaaagaaaaagaggaggaggagaggaagagcagggaggaggagctgaaacggcagaaggagagggaggaggagctgaaacggcagagggagagagaggaggagctgaaacggcagagggagagggaggaggagctgaaacggcagagggagagggaggaggagctgaaatggcagaaggagagggaggaggaactGAAACGGCAGAGGGAGCGGGAGCAGGAGCTGAAACggcagaaagagagggagcagGAGCTGAAATGGCAGAGGGAgcgggaggaggagaggaggcgccaggaggagaggaggcgacaggaagctgcagagcagcagcacagagagcaggagagagccTTACAGCAGCAGTG GGCTGGTGGCTTCAACAGTGTGCAGCCTCCACTGTCCTTTACAGACAG GGCAAAATCCAAATCATCACCTCAGCttgatgaagaggaaaaaccTCAGATGAAAG gtgtgtgtgtgcagcctggGGGTATGGCTCACTGGCTGCTGGAAGAGCAGTCGAGGAAAGCACGTGACAAACAGGCCCAGAGTCAAAGGGCTGCATCAGAACtggagatggagaggagaaaCATCCTCAACGCCATGAAATATAGAGAGCCAGAGAGAG TGACAGGCAGTGGGTTGGGTGAGAAGACAGGTCAGCAGTCCACGTCACAGGCAGAGCTGGAGCGGCAGCATATTCTCAAcgagatgaagaagaagactTCGTTGCTAACGGACAACAGCTGGATCCGTCAGCGCTCCGCCAACACCACAACCAGCAAGGACAGTGATGTGCCACCCATGCGCAG AGGCGAATCTCTTGACAACTTGGATGCCTCTCACAACTCCTGGCGCTCATCATGGACACCAAGAAGCAACTCTTTTGCCCAAAGCTACATTCGGCCTCACTCTGCCCTCTCTGGCAGCACTTCCTTTTACAGTAGTGGGTCTGGTGCCCAGCGGCCCGGCTCCTCCACTCTGCCTTCCTCCTATTCTTTGGGCTCCCTCCGAGGTGGGGCAGGAACCCCCTCGTTACCCTGGTCTCGACAGACAccttccccctccctctcctctccatcaCCCACCACTTCTCCAGAGCCCACGTCTGAGGCAGGTGGCcctcagcagcagagcag GTCAGTGAGTGGCAAAAAAATCTGTACGTTCTGTGACGCCCCACTGGGAAAGGGAGCAGCCATGATCATCGAGTCCCTTGGTCTCTGTTATCATTTGAGCTGTTTTAAG TGTATTGACTGCAAGTCTGACCTGGGAGGATCGGAAGCCGGGGCTGAAGTCAGAATACGAAACAAACAGCTGTACTGTAACTCCTGTTATGTGCGATTCAAAA ctGGCCAGCCAACAGCTATGTGA